The genomic region CGGCGCAAGCGGCCATGGCTGCCCCTGCGCCAGCCCCATACGCAGCGGAGGCGCCCCCAGCCGCCGCGCCCGCCGCGCCGCCTGCATCAGATCCCCACCTACAGGGCGACTCCCGGGTGGAGATCGCCGTTCTGCCCGGCTGCCCCTATTCCGCCCGCGCCCAGCGCATGCTGCGCACGCTCGGCATCGCCCACCGGGTCCACACCGTCACCAGCGACGACCAGCGCCAGGCCCTGCTGGAGCACACCGGCATCAACACCCTGCCGCTCGTGTTCATCGATGGGGCCTGCATCGGCGGCTACGACGCCCTCGCCGACCTGCACCTGCGCGGCGAACTGGACGCCCTGCGCTGATACGTCTCAGATGGCCTGCGCAGTCAACTCGGACGCCAGCGCCGCGGCCACAGCCGCAATCCGCCTGGCCGGCCTGATCGCAGCTCCCTCAATGCCTGGAGCCGCTGGGCACCACCTGCATGCCGATCGGCGCCAGGGCGATCAAGGCCAGCTTGATGTGCTGGATGCCGAAGGGAATGCCGATGATCGTCACGAAGCAGGCCAGGGCCGAGCTGAGGTGGCCGAGGGCCAGCCACCAGCCCGCCAGCACGAACCACACGATGTTGCCCACCAGGCCCAGCGGGCCGGTGCCGAAATCCGTGCGACCGGTGAGCTCGCGGCGGCTCACGGCCTCCTGGCCGAACGGCCAGAAGGAGAAGTTGCCGATCACGAAGCAGGCGCGCGCCCAGGGCAGCCCCACGATCGTGATCGCCGCCACCAGGCCGGCCAGCCACCAGCCGACCCCCATCAGGAAGCCCCCCAGCACGAACCAGAGGATGTTGAGCAGTGTGCGGATCATGCCTCCACCCTGCCGCAACTTCTCCCCGCTGTCCCGCCGCCGCCACCGGCAGGGGTCCGATGCAGCAACGGGCACAGCCATGGGCCTGCAGCCCCGCTACAAGAAACTTGACATCTCTTCGGAGCGGCCGGATCCATGGCGCCGGAACGCTTCTTCCTCGAACTCGATCCCCCTGCCGCCCGACTCGCAGGGGTCCCCCATGTGGTGGTGGTGGGTGGTGGCTTTGCCGGTCTGAGGGTGTGCCAGGCGCTGGCCAACCGGCCGGTGCGGGTCACCCTGATCGACAAGCGCAATTTCAACCTGTTCCAGCCGCTGCTGTATCAGGTGGCTTCGGGCCTGGTGTCGGCGGCGGATGTGGCGTCACCGCTGCGCCAGATGGTGGGCCAGGCGCCCAATGTGCAGGTGCTGCTGGGGGAGGTCACCGATGTGGACCTCGACGCCCGCACGCTGCTGTTCAACGGCCATCACTACGCCTACGACCAGTTGGTGCTGGCCTGCGGCTCAGGTTCCGCCTACTTCGGCCATGAGGAGTGGCGGCCGCTGGCGCCGCCGATGAAGATCCTTGAGCACGCCCAGGAGATCCGCCGGCGCCTGCTGATGGCCCTGGAGGAGGCGGAGCAGACCCCCGATCCCCAGCGCCGCCGCTTCCTGCAGACCGCCGTGGTGGTGGGGGCCGGCCCGGCCGGCTGTGAGCTGGCCGGCTCCTTGATCGAGCTGATGCATTCCGCCATCCGTCGCGATTTCAAGCAGTTGCGACCCGAGGCCTGCCGCGTGCTGCTGGTGGATGCGGTCGACCGGGTGCTGCCGGTGATGCATCCGAGCCTGTCAGCCGCGGCAGCCGGCTATCTGCGCCGCCAGGGCGTGGAGCTGCGGCTGAACACGATGGTGGCGGCGATCGAGCCGGGCAAGGTGCGGCTCAAAGGAGAAGAGGGCAACGAACCGCTGGAGGCGGCCACGATCTGCTGGACCGCTGGTGTACGCGCCTCCCGCCTCGGTGCCCTGCTGGCCGAGAAGAGCGGCTGCAGTGTGGACCGGGGCGGGCGGGTGCAGGTGGAGCCTGATTTCAGCCTGCCCGGCCACCCGGAGGTGCGGGTGATCGGTGATCTCTGCCATTACAGCCACACCAGCGACGGCGCCCCCCTGCCTGGCATGGCCGGTCCGGCGGTGCAGATGGGCGCCTGGGTGGCGAAGGACATCCTCAACCAGCTGGCGGGCCAGGCCAGCGCCCCGTTCCGCTGGATGGATCTGGGCAGCATGGCCGTGATCGGGCCGATGTATGCAGTGGCGGACCTGCGCGGCGTGCGGGTCACGGGCTTTCCGGGCTGGCTGCTGTGGGGGCTGGCCCACCTGGCCTTCATCCCCGACACCGAAAACCGCATCACCCTGTTGAGCCGCTGGCTGTGGCAGATCGCCACGCGCCAGCGGCGCGCGCTGCTGATCACCGGCCGCCCCGATCAGCACATCGGCGTCGATGTGGGGCTGGCCCGCGCCCAGGGCCTGGCACTGGCGAGCGGACCAGGCAGTGCTCCGCTCGCCGGCGGACCGGACGCCGGCCAGGAAGCGGCGGCGGCATGACACCACCAGGGCCATCACAATCGGTGTGATGAGCAGCGCCATCCTCGACGTCGATCTGCTGGCCTTTGAACAGGGCAGCCGTGCCGCCCGAGCCGCGGTGGTGGAGGGAGTGCGGTGCAGCCTGGCCACCGGCTTTGTCTATGCCCGCGCCGATCTCTCCGCCGATCTGCTCGATGCCGCCTACGGCCTGCTGGGCCGCTTCTTCGCGCTCGAGCCGGCGGTCAAGCAACGCTTCGTGGCCAGCGGTTCAAGCGGCCAGACGGGCTACACGGGCCTGCTGGTGGAAACAGCCGCCGGCCACAGCCATGCCGATTGGAAGGAGATGCTCAACTGGGCGGCGCCGCTGCCGCTGGCGCACCCGTTGCGGCGCCGCTTCCCGCTGCATTATCCGGAGCCGTTGCTGCCCGAAGCGGTGGTGCCCGGGCTGAGCGTGGTGCTGCAGGAGTTCCATGCGGCAATCGCCGAGCTGCAACGCCGCTTCCTGCGGGTGATCGCTGTGGGTCTGGGTGCCGCTGAAGGTTTCTTCGATGCCGTCGTCGAAGACGCCCCCACCCTCACCCGCGCCATCCGCTACCCACCGATGGCCGAAGCGCCTTCAGGCCCCCACCTCTGGGCCGCCCCCCACGCCGACATCAACCTGATCACGGCCCTGCCGCGCGCCACTGCCCCGGGGCTGCAGGTGCTGGTGGAGGGGGAGTGGGTCGAGGCCCTGCCGCCGGATGGCCGCGTGATCATCAACAGCGGCCTGATGCTGGAGCGGCTCAGCAACGGCCACACCCCGGCTGGCTGGCACCGGGTGATCGCCCCCGCCCCGCCGGCCGCTGCCGCCGAAGCCCCAGCAGTGGCTGCCGCAGGCCGCCTGAGCGTGGTGCAGTTCTGCCATGCCCGCCCCAGCACGGTGTTGCAGCCGTTGCCCTGCTGCTGCGGACCCGACACCCCCCAGCGCTACGCCGCGATCAGCGCCGCCGATGCGCTCGAAGACGTGCTCTACCGCATCAACTTGCTCGAGGCAGCACCCGCCCCTGGCGGTCCACCAGCTGACGCGGCAGCGTCTGTGGCGCCACCGTCCGCAGCGTGCGCAGGTTGATCGTGGTGCTCAGCGGCCGGCCGCCGCGGCGCGGCAGATCGAGCACGGTGAGCGTCTGAAAGGGAGCGGCGCTGCTCTGCAGCAGGCGGCGTGGACCGCTGCCCAGCGCCCCCAGGGCGATCACATCCAGCTCCCCCAACCGGCCGGGGAAGAAGGCGTGGTGATGGCCGCTGATGTAGGCCTCCACGTCGTGGCGTTCCATCAGTTGACGCAGGCTGGTGGCATCACGCAGCACGTTGCCGGCGCTGTCGCGCCCCTGGGCCACCGCCTGCAGGGGCAGGTGCCCCACCACCAGCCGCCGCCGCGCCGCACGGGCCGCCGCGGAACCGAGGCTGCGGTCGGCCCAGCGCACCTGTTCCGCCGGCACCACCGCCGAAGAGGCGTCCCACACCAGCACGAACAGATCCTGCTGACGGAACGAATAGAAGAACGGAAAGCCACTGCCGTCCACGAACGTCAGACCGAGCGCCTGTTTCTGACGCGTCCAGAACCGTTCTGCCTCGGCCCGATCGCGGGCGAACAGGTAGCCGTCCCCCTGGCGCAGGCTGGAGGCATCGTGGTTGCCCATCGCCGGCGCAAACGGCAGGCCGGCGCGGCGCAACGGCACCAGCACGGAGCGATCGAAGCCGGCCCACATCGCCTGCAGCTGCGCGCTGCTCAAGCTGGCCTTCTGGCCCGCCACCATGTCGCCGGCGCAGAGCACCAGATCGGCCTGCAGCGCCGGGATCAGGGCCACCCCCCGGTGCACCTGCTCGATGTAGGTGGTGGAGCCGTAGCTGGCGTTCAGATCGCCGATCAGCACCACGCGCAGATCACCGCGGGGCGGCAGGCTCAGCCCGGCCGGCAGGCGGCTGGCTGTTTCCGCAGCCACGCCGCGCAGGGCGCCGCAGGCCAGACCAGCCAGCCCCAGGCCGCCCAGGGCCAGGAACTGGCGGCGGTTGAGCGAGGGGGGCATGAGATCAACCGGGAGGCGGTGTCGAAAGCATGGGCGAGGCTGAGCCGATCCGCCAGCTGTGCCTAGGCTCCCAGACGCTTGCGCCCCTGGATGCTGCAGCAATTACGGCGGGATGTGGTGGGGGCGGCGCCGCTGGCGGTGGTGCTGGGCGGCGCCATCGGCGCCTTCGTGACGCAGTGGCTGCTGGAGCCGCTGCGCCTCAGCACGCCCTTCGCGCTCGAAACCACCACGCTGGCCAATGTGCAGATCGTGGCGCCGCTGGTGGTCAACCTGATCTGGATCGGGTGCTGCGTGCCGCAGCGGGTGCAGCTCGCCGGCCGGATCCAGCCCTCCGTGGGCCGCCACCTGCTCGGGGCCAGGGTGGCCACGGCGATGCTGGGTTCTCTGCTGCTGCTGCCCTACTTCCTGCTGGCGGTGGTGCTGGCCAGTGTGTTGCTCTCTCCCCGGCCGGATCTGAGCGAACAGTTGCCGCTCTTCCTGGGCACGCTCACGCCGGAGCGACTGGGGTCCGCCATGGTTCGCACGGCCGTGTTCGCGGCCGCTTCCGCCTGCCTGGCCCATGCCATCGGCAAGCAGAGCCGCCGCCATCCGGAGCGCCTGCCCAACCTGATCAGTCTGGCGATCGTGTGCTGCGCGCTCGGCGTGGTGGCGCTGGAAGCCCTCTGGCTGACCGTCCTCCCCCCCGCGGCCCTGGGCTTGCCATGAGTTCATCCACCCCCCAGCCGGCATCACAGGAGCCACCCCAGACCCCATTGCCGCCACAGGTGCCACTGCAGCCACAGGCTCAGCCGCCAGCCGAACCGCCGGCGAGCGATACCGCCCCACCCCGCCGGCGGTTCGATGGACCGCTGGAGGGGCTGGCCACAGCGCTGAGCTGGGCCGTGCCCGTGGGGGCGGTGGTGCTGGGCGTGTGGATGGTGGGAGCCGCCGTCCAGCAGCAGAGCTGGCTCACCAGCAGCTTCGGGGTGCGCTTCCGCACCACCGATGCCAGCGGCATCTGGCCGGGGGTGAATGTCACGGTGGCGGGCTACCGGGTGGGGCGGGTGGAACGGGTCACGCTGGCTGGCGATGGCACGGTGGCCGTCGACCTGCGCATCGCCGACCGCTACCGGCGGTTGATCGGCCCTGGCAGCCACGCCGAGCGTTACCAGGAGGGCTTGATCGGTGCCAGCCAGATCGCCCTCACCCCCGACGTCCTCTCCCCTGGAGAAGAAACGCCGCGGCGCGACCTGCTGATTCCTTTCCGTCCGTCGGCCGATCTGGCCCAGCTGCTGGAGGAGATCGGCACCACCCGGATCAAGCTCAATCGCGCCCTCGAAGGCACGGCGCGGATGGCGGAGCGTGATGTGCCCGGGGCCGTGGGCAGCTTCCGCAGCACGTTGCTCGACCTCCAGCGCCTGAGCCGGCGGCTGGAGCTGGAGACAGGCCGTACCGCTGCCACCACTCGCCAGACCCTGCAGGTGTACGAGAGCACCGCCCGGCGCATTGACACCACTGGCAGCGCGGCCCGCCAGGCCACCGAGGAAGCCCTGGGCTTGATGCGTGAAGCCCACCCACCGCTCGTGGACACGCTTGAGGAAGTGCGTCTGCTGACCCGTCGTATCAACCAGTTGCTGGAATCGCTCGGGGTGGGCAGCCCCCAGCCCCGCCGGCCCGCCGGTGCTTCGAAGGAGTCTCCGGAACCGGCATCACCTGAAGCCCCATCACCGGCAGCCGTGCCAGCTCCAACACCGGCGGCTGCGCCGGCGATGCCTGGCCGGGGTGCCCCATGAGCTGCCGGGAGCGGGCAGGGCCGCAGCCCCACCCGCTCCCGGCAGCGGCCCGGGGCTGGGGCCTCAGCTCACAGTCACATCGGTGACGCGGCCACCGAGGCGCTGCACCCGTCGCAGGGCTTCGTTCATGCGGGAGTAGGGCACCCGCAGCACGTAGGCGCTGGTGCGCACATAACCGTTGTCGGCGATGCCGGTGGCGGAGATGGTCACCACCCGGGCACCGCTGCCGCTGGTGGAGCGGTCCCCGGCTGACACCCGCAGTGCTTCCGCCCGGTGCTCCTGCGACGGTGCCCGGCGCGCGCTGCCCCAGTCGTCGTCGTTGAACAGGTTGGTGGCGGAGCTCACCTGTGCCTTGAAAGGTCCTTCGGTGGACACGATCACCACCCGGCCCATGGAGCCGCGCACAGGCACGGCCCGGTCCTGGTGCAGTGCCTTGCCGAGGCGGAACTGGGTGCCGGAGGGATCGCCCTTCACTGAGGCCGCAGCGCCACGGGCCAGCTGCATCAGCCAGGAGAACTGCCGGCCTTCATGCCCTGCCGAATAATCCCAGCCGTGCAGGTAGGGAACCGTGTCCTGCCCGAAGCGTTGCTGGTATTCATCGCCATCGATGTAGGAGTCGATTTCGGCATCGAAGCCCTCCTCCTGCAGGATTGTGAAGTGGTGAAGCATCTCGGCGCGGTTCTGCGGCGCGCGGCCGAGCAGGTGCTTGTGGTTCAGCTCGATGAAGCGGTAGGGGTTGCAGTTCTCGAAGAAGCGCTCGCGGTACAGCCCGCTCTTCGCCACGGTGCGCACCAGCTCGCGAACACTCAGGAAACCATTGCGAAACAGGGATTCGGCCCCGGTGAGCCGCTCATTGGCCATCACATACTGATGACCAAGCACCTGCTGATACACCGCCCGGATGATCGTGGTGTTGTCGTCGTCGGAGGCCTGTGACCAACTCTGTTTGTTCCTGTCGTTCTCGAACCTCTCGATTCCCAGCGAGGGCGCCTGAAGCAGTGCCATGGTGAAACGGTCAGCGAAGGGAGAAAGCAACAGATCCGAATCCCTGGACCCGACGCCATTGATGAGAATTCTTCAATCAGAACTCCTGGCTCAGACTTCTTCAGGCAGAAGCTCTGGGTCGGAATCTTTGGTGTCAGAATCCCTGAATCAGCACCTGTTGGCTCGCACAACTTTAAGAGCAGAACAAAAAAAGACGGCCAACTTCTGATCCCGTAAACAAACGAAAGATGCCTTCATCTTCAGCCGAGTGCCCCGCTGGCCTCCCGATGCTCTGTCCACCACCTCTTGGTGGCCCTCTCCTGTTGCCGACAGTCCAGCTGCAAGCAAGGATCCTGCCAGTCCGCCAGGCCACATCCCAGCCCCAATCTGCCGCACTCCCCCCTTGGTAGCCCCTCCAGCCCCCTTACGCTGAACAGCCTTCGCCCTCCTGTGGATCCGCCCTTGTCCGCCCGTCTCGCCATCGGTCCTGTCGATGTCGACCCCGTCGTGCGCGAATGGGTGGATGCCGAAACCCTGCAGCGCCTGGTGGCTCGCCACCGCCGCGGTGACTGGGGCGATGTGGACGCCCGCGATGCCCGCGACAACACCCTGGCCGCTTATCGCCAGCAGGGGGGGCTGCGCAGCGTGTTCAACCTCGGCCGTGGGCTGCAGGTGTGGGTGATCACCAGTGATCTGGGCAAGGACAGCCTGCACACCACGGTGCTGCTGCCCGAAGACGCCTGACCCTGCAGTGAAACCTCCGCTGCCGCTCTCACCTCCGTGGCGTCAACGCCTGCCACTCCCACGCTGGCGGCCATCTGTTCTGCAGTGCCGATCCCAGCGGCACGCGGCCCCTCAGCCAGCCGCTGGAGTCGGCCAGTGATCGGAGCCTGCCGGTGATCATCGAGGTCCAGCAGCTCAGCAAGACCTACCGGGTGGCCGACAAGCAACCCGGCATGGCCGGCACCCTGCGCCACTTCGTGCGCCGCCGCCATCGTGATGTGCCCGCCGTGAGCGGGGTGTCGTTCGCGATCGCGCCCGGGGAGATGGTCGGGTTTCTGGGGCCGAACGGTGCCGGCAAGACCACCACCTTGAAGATGCTCACCGGCCTGATCCATCCCACCGCCGGCACGGTGCGGGTGGCGGGGCACGAGCCGAAACGGCGCCAGGCCGCCTTCCTGCACCAGATCACCCTGGTGATGGGCCAGAAGCAGCAGCTGATCTGGGATCTGCCGCCGCTGGACTCGTTTCGGGTCAACGCAGCGGTCTACGGCCTCACCCCGCC from Synechococcus sp. MW101C3 harbors:
- a CDS encoding YccF domain-containing protein yields the protein MIRTLLNILWFVLGGFLMGVGWWLAGLVAAITIVGLPWARACFVIGNFSFWPFGQEAVSRRELTGRTDFGTGPLGLVGNIVWFVLAGWWLALGHLSSALACFVTIIGIPFGIQHIKLALIALAPIGMQVVPSGSRH
- a CDS encoding NAD(P)/FAD-dependent oxidoreductase, whose product is MAPERFFLELDPPAARLAGVPHVVVVGGGFAGLRVCQALANRPVRVTLIDKRNFNLFQPLLYQVASGLVSAADVASPLRQMVGQAPNVQVLLGEVTDVDLDARTLLFNGHHYAYDQLVLACGSGSAYFGHEEWRPLAPPMKILEHAQEIRRRLLMALEEAEQTPDPQRRRFLQTAVVVGAGPAGCELAGSLIELMHSAIRRDFKQLRPEACRVLLVDAVDRVLPVMHPSLSAAAAGYLRRQGVELRLNTMVAAIEPGKVRLKGEEGNEPLEAATICWTAGVRASRLGALLAEKSGCSVDRGGRVQVEPDFSLPGHPEVRVIGDLCHYSHTSDGAPLPGMAGPAVQMGAWVAKDILNQLAGQASAPFRWMDLGSMAVIGPMYAVADLRGVRVTGFPGWLLWGLAHLAFIPDTENRITLLSRWLWQIATRQRRALLITGRPDQHIGVDVGLARAQGLALASGPGSAPLAGGPDAGQEAAAA
- a CDS encoding isopenicillin N synthase family oxygenase — translated: MSSAILDVDLLAFEQGSRAARAAVVEGVRCSLATGFVYARADLSADLLDAAYGLLGRFFALEPAVKQRFVASGSSGQTGYTGLLVETAAGHSHADWKEMLNWAAPLPLAHPLRRRFPLHYPEPLLPEAVVPGLSVVLQEFHAAIAELQRRFLRVIAVGLGAAEGFFDAVVEDAPTLTRAIRYPPMAEAPSGPHLWAAPHADINLITALPRATAPGLQVLVEGEWVEALPPDGRVIINSGLMLERLSNGHTPAGWHRVIAPAPPAAAAEAPAVAAAGRLSVVQFCHARPSTVLQPLPCCCGPDTPQRYAAISAADALEDVLYRINLLEAAPAPGGPPADAAASVAPPSAACAG
- a CDS encoding metallophosphoesterase — protein: MPPSLNRRQFLALGGLGLAGLACGALRGVAAETASRLPAGLSLPPRGDLRVVLIGDLNASYGSTTYIEQVHRGVALIPALQADLVLCAGDMVAGQKASLSSAQLQAMWAGFDRSVLVPLRRAGLPFAPAMGNHDASSLRQGDGYLFARDRAEAERFWTRQKQALGLTFVDGSGFPFFYSFRQQDLFVLVWDASSAVVPAEQVRWADRSLGSAAARAARRRLVVGHLPLQAVAQGRDSAGNVLRDATSLRQLMERHDVEAYISGHHHAFFPGRLGELDVIALGALGSGPRRLLQSSAAPFQTLTVLDLPRRGGRPLSTTINLRTLRTVAPQTLPRQLVDRQGRVLPRAS
- a CDS encoding MlaD family protein, which translates into the protein MSSSTPQPASQEPPQTPLPPQVPLQPQAQPPAEPPASDTAPPRRRFDGPLEGLATALSWAVPVGAVVLGVWMVGAAVQQQSWLTSSFGVRFRTTDASGIWPGVNVTVAGYRVGRVERVTLAGDGTVAVDLRIADRYRRLIGPGSHAERYQEGLIGASQIALTPDVLSPGEETPRRDLLIPFRPSADLAQLLEEIGTTRIKLNRALEGTARMAERDVPGAVGSFRSTLLDLQRLSRRLELETGRTAATTRQTLQVYESTARRIDTTGSAARQATEEALGLMREAHPPLVDTLEEVRLLTRRINQLLESLGVGSPQPRRPAGASKESPEPASPEAPSPAAVPAPTPAAAPAMPGRGAP
- a CDS encoding phycobilisome rod-core linker polypeptide, yielding MALLQAPSLGIERFENDRNKQSWSQASDDDNTTIIRAVYQQVLGHQYVMANERLTGAESLFRNGFLSVRELVRTVAKSGLYRERFFENCNPYRFIELNHKHLLGRAPQNRAEMLHHFTILQEEGFDAEIDSYIDGDEYQQRFGQDTVPYLHGWDYSAGHEGRQFSWLMQLARGAAASVKGDPSGTQFRLGKALHQDRAVPVRGSMGRVVIVSTEGPFKAQVSSATNLFNDDDWGSARRAPSQEHRAEALRVSAGDRSTSGSGARVVTISATGIADNGYVRTSAYVLRVPYSRMNEALRRVQRLGGRVTDVTVS